Sequence from the Vicia villosa cultivar HV-30 ecotype Madison, WI unplaced genomic scaffold, Vvil1.0 ctg.001445F_1_1, whole genome shotgun sequence genome:
actaaaattttacaACCTCAAATTTTATGCTACTTCAAATATTTATCTAACTAAGAATCTAAGATGAGTTGGCATTGTAATGGCATGGAGATCCCCATTTTATAGCTTGTGGCAATTTAAATGATTTACCCTCCACAACAGCTGCATTGTGACCAACAACCGCAAAAGAAACTAACACAGTCATGACGACTGACCGCAACCGTAACGACCGCCACCACCACCGCGATTTAAAAACATTGCTGAGACCATTTGTTAGAGCAGAAGTTGAGGTCAGAGAAGCTTTTAGAACACTGAGACCCTGCAACATAATATAGACATTGAAATAATGAATGCAAAATGAATAACAATGCTAAGAGTATTACAGAGATAATTTACCTCCTTTAGACCAATTTTAACAACTCTTTCTTCCACATCCAACAGAGGAACATTTAAACTATTTAGATATGAAACAGCGTTGAATGACGATATTGGAGTCACAACCAAATCATCTGTCACCATAAACATGGACTGTCCTTTCGCGAATTTTCCCCAAGGTGAAAACTTAGGTTCTACCAACTTCAAAGGTACAAAGCTTTCCCGAGAGTAACCTCCATGCTTGCGCGAAGTAGTAACGGATCCAAATAAACATGATTTAACAAAATAAGAATGATAGTAATGTACCGGTAAGGAAGCCGCAGAAATTGGCAATATCTGGTTATTGAGTTCAAATTGTGCGGCAACAAGAGGCTTCCTTAGTTTTTCTTTCACATCCTGTGACACTAAATACATATCTGGACTCAACTTTGCCACACTTTTGTATAAATTATCAATACATTCTAAAGAAGAGACTCCTTGAAGCATATGCAACACTCCTCCTAAGGGAAAAGTTTGGAAACTGCAAACAAAGTCAATAAAATCTGCTCCTGCTTCAGCAAACAAGATCTTTCCAGTTGATTTTTGTCTCACTACTTTAACAGACATCTGCCTACCCTTGTCATGTGTCACCTCTCCAATCTTAAATTCGGTTTGGTTTCGATTTCTATGCTTGGCTGGGAAATGTTGTTTCTTAAAGATGAAATCTGTCAAAGGTGTCTTTGAAGACAATGACAACTTGAGAATATCAACTACCTGTTAAAAAAAATGTAGAAATAATCAATGAGagaaaaggaaaatcaaatacAAGATGAGAGTTTTAGAGAAAGTAGCATAGCATGCATACCTCTTTTTTGGTGATTTCGACATTTTGTTCTACAATGGCTTCAAAGTTAGTGATTTTATGTTTGTGATGTAGATGTACAACCGATCCAAAAACATTAGGCATCACATAAAGACCATCAGATATGATAAATGTAGCGTTTTCCGTAGCAAAGCCATTTCCTAAACTCAAACATTTTGGTTGCGGTGACAGATGTAATTCTCTATTCATTACTTTTCCACAGCTACACTTTTGATTCTTAAATAGGCTAAATTGGTTCCGATTACAATCCGACTTCTCACAGAGGAAATACTGTATAGGTTCAGTGTCATCGATGTTGAGTTTGAGTTTTTGGCAATATGCTTCCATTGAGTTTCTAGGATTGAGTAGCATTTCCTTGCATATATAGTTTTCGTCAAGATCTGCTATGCTTTGATAGAGTGAACTTAAGCTTCCAAATGGAACTGCTTCAATATTTGAGTCTTTAGCTACAAGTCTAGCAATAGTCCCTAAAGGCATTGTTAAGAAACTGAAGAGAGCATCGACGAAATCCTTACCAGCCTCAACATAAAGAACTTTGTTGCTTTTACTGTCCACCATAACTCTCAGTCGAACGTTGTAAGCTTGCTCATCTAATTGAGCTGCATCCATATTGTTGCAAATAAGCAATTGCAGAATTAAACTAATAATACTAGAATTGTATAAATAATATGAACGGTTTTTTCTTCTTAAAACTATTGGAAAAAATTGATACAGTTGCTCTAGTTTCTAGGTAGTGGATGACATTGGAAAGGAAAAGAAAGTTATTAACCTACGTCAGAGAGAATGCAACATATTGATGGCTCAGTCATTGATTGTTTCATTACAATTTCATAGAGAATGTAAATAACAACGGTAgtcaagagaaggaaatttcaTAAAAGAATTGAAGTTGTGATGGGAAGAGAACTTCATTGTAAGATCTAGAAAATGCTAGTAGCAAATGTTAGTTTTTAAGAGAGAGAAATAGTTAATGGTTTTCACAAAACAGCTAGTGGTTTCACTTTTTAGTAAAAGTAATAATTAATTACAGCtattttttctataaaattaAAGGTGACAGTACCTGTGTTAGTGTCTATCGAGTAGTCACATCTTcttttaggagaaaaatatgctTTGTTTCTAATACTTCTAATAAAgacaaaaaaacctttaaaatatTAGTACAATTAGTATTGTACTTTTGATGGGAGGTGGGTTGTGGGTGTAAAATGGATGGATtagataaatataaattaaattgttaatggataatcaaaataatttattaaaatttatttaaaaatattcaatttaactctttcattaattaaaaaattagattTCTCTTATACATCgcttaaaatttcttttttatcCTTAACTTCCGTATATGTACTTCCGGAAACACCTcattaatccaaaaaaaattgatttgttcCCTACATACATCTACAAAAGTATTATAAAATACTTATATATgggaaaaatacaaataaattcaGTTCAGGGATAGTTCCGTAGGTTCATCTACGGAATGGCTTAGCGCCAGAATATTCCAAAGATTCATCTACGGAAGTGTCTAATATAttttgaaccagcatgatcactcccCCATTGTTTTATTTCTTCAAACTCTTCATATTTCACACcctaaaaaccctacatcatcaataCCTTATTTCACTTCAAGACTCAAattttttggtgcaacaaatcaaagagagcaATAGGAGTCTGAATTTCAGGTATCCATCTTCAACCACTACATTGTTCATATTATGCAACTAATTTCTCTGAAAAAAGTTAcgctgcttccgtagatgcatctacagaacgtGTGTTGAGGAAGAACACTTccataggtgcatctacggaacaatccCTGAGTTGTTTTTTCCAGCACTTATGCAATTCTGTGTTATTTTGTCAATTGTTTGCATATATATAGGTATGGTGCAGCCCGATAATATTACAAGAGAATTAGCTCCTTTAGTCGATGTTTGTACGAGTGTTGATGTTGATGGGGTAGTCGCAAAGATGGTAGATGTCGAAGGTGACTTTAGTAGCAAGCAAgactttgatgatcgtgaaagcatgctAACATGGATTTGTAAGAATGCCAATAaccttggttttggtgtggtaatAGGTAGATCGGATAATTGTACGgcaagaagaaactcgtttgtaACAATGAtgtgcgaaagaagcgggaaatatCATCCTCCtctaaaaaattttaaaagagacgacacgggTACTAGAAAATGCAAGTGTCCATTTAAGATCCGTTGTTACATGTTGGCTAGCAAGAAGTGGAGATGCTctgttatttgtggtttgcataaccatgatttgtgCGCAAAATTACAAGGACATCCTAGTATTTTTCGACTCAATCTGGAAGAgaagacatctattaaagacatgtccttgaaacttgtccaaccgaaaaatatacttgtTACATTGGAAAGAAAGGAACCCGACAACGTATCgaatataaggcaagtgtataatcAACGGTACCGCAATAATAAGGCAGTTAGGGGAGATAGGAGTGAGATGCAACAATTGTTTAAAATGTTGGATGCTAACAAATACGTGTCGCGGCACAGAACTTGCGATGACAAGGTTATGgtccgagatattttttggactcatccggattcgataaagttgttcaacactttcCCAGTCGTGCTCACtctcgattctacctacaagaccaacaagtatcgacTCCCGTTATTTGAGATGGTCGGTGTTACATCCACCGAGAAGACATTTGTCGTTGGTTTTGCTTTTTTAAGTGTGAGTACATACCCGACGAAGTCATTAGaaggatccagaggcttagaacaaggaccTCATCTAAGACCGGAGAAAAGGAATGTTGGTGGGATGAAGTGGAAGGCGACGTTGATTCCATTCTAATGATGCATGGATCAGATGACTTTGTTTTAACTGTTGTAATTTCTTATATctcttagttttcttaattttctgttTGAAATTTCAATGTATCTTTAAATCAATGTTGATTTTAATCAATAAATGGATCTTTTATCGTTACAAATGTTGTTGTTCTGGTTTTCTGAGTCTGGGTTattccgtatatgcatctacTGAAGAATTCCGTAAGTGCAGCTACAGAATAAAATATCAATAAACAAAAAAGGGGTGCTTCCGGAAGTACATCTATGGAAGCACGATGGCAATTTGGCCAATTCGGTGGTGCGTAAGAGACTCATGGGGTGggatgacaaattgtcttaaaAAAATTTATCCAATTCATCCATTAACATCATTTTAATAGATTTATATTCATCCattcaaaaaattaatttaaatatattcaaatattttgcaataatatttttgttaatgttttcaaaaataaaatcgatATTTCACGaaaaaaaatcttgatttttttagaaaatcgattattttatatttttgaaaaaaattgaattttcatatttccgaaaaaaaaactcgattctTTGTATTTcttaaaaaacttgatttttcatATAACATGAATTTTTCGgaaaataacacaattattttgtGTTTCAGAAAGATCTATTTTTTCGTATTTccgaaaagaaaacaaaactcgatttttcaaaaaaataaactcaatttttggtttttttaaaggactcaatttttttgttgtccgaaaaactcgatttttttccaaaaaatttgattttttatatttccCAAAAactatttctattatttttttaaaatgatttaacgGATTTAAAGTATATAATAAACATAATCCGTTGGATCATtaaaatgtgttggatggattgAATTTATCCATGTATGTAATTGGGTGGATTTAATTAAATCCCTTAACTTTTTTTTATgtggtggatggattggatggatttttttgTGGATGGATAGGATGAAGTTTGTCTTAAGAATTCAATTGTCACCCCTAGTTTGGTTATCGATGGGTCTAAATTTCAAAATCGGGCCGCCCATATGAACCCTCTACAAACTGCATTTTTTAAATATTCCACCCGAGACGCATTTTGATACGCTTAAAAGAAAAACTGTTTTTTCAGATTTATCGGTTTGTAGGCAGCTCTGATTTTTTGTCCACCCTTACTTAAACCCACATTGTACACCAATATTTacactattattttatttaattagtatacttaaataaagaaaataatttattgggggtactcgttagcatgacccatgattttaataatttattgttTCATTCAGAAATCAGAAAAAAATGCAGTTGATGAATTTGAGGTCATGAACCGTGGCTCCGATCTCTATTACGGCGCGCAGGGTAGAATTGCATGGTTAGGTCTCGAATGCTCAAGTCAGTCCAAGATTAAAATTGAGTATAATaagggtgttcattggttcgggcATATCCGAACCAAACTGGAATTCAAACCAAACCATGGTGTTTGGGTCGGATAATTTTTTAGTTCAAGCAAAAATCAAACCAACCCAATGAAACCTGGTGTTAATTGGTTTGGTTTGGGCAACAGATTTCTAAAATTCTACCTGCGAGCCCGTCTACTTCTGCTTTTTGTCTCACAACTTTCAAAGACATTTGCCTACCCTTGTCGGATTTCACCTTTGCATTCTTGAAttcagtttgatttttatttttatgttctaCATGGAAATGTTTATTCTTAAAGATGGAATCTGTCAAAGGTGTCTTTGAATTCAAAGACAACTTGAGAATATCAACTAcatgttaaaaaaatgaagaaatgaTCAACgagagaaagaaaaatcaaataaaagatgAGAGTTATAGAGATAGTAGCATAGCATGCATACCTCTTTTTTTGGTGATTTCAACTTTTTGTTCGACGACGGCTTCAAAGTTGGTGATTTTCTGTTTGTGATGTAGATGTACAACGGATCCAAAAACATTATGCATCACATAAAGATCATCAGATATGACAAATGTGATGTTTTCCTTAGAAAATCCATTTCCTAAACTCAAACATTTTGTTTGTGGTAACAGATGTAATTCTTTATTCATTACTTTTCCACAACTACACTTTAGATTTTTAAATAGGCTAAATTGGTTCTGATTACTATCCGAACTCTCTCAAATAAAATACTATATAGGTTCAGTGTCATCGATGTTGAGTTTGAGTTTATGGCAATATGCTTCCATTGAGTTTCTAGGATTGAGTAGCATTTCCTTGCATGTATATTGTTCATTTAGATCTATTATGCTTTGATAGAGTGAACTCAAGCTTCCAAATGGAACTGCTTCAATATTTGAGTCCTTAGATACAAGTTTGGTAATAGTCCCCAAAGGCAATGTTAAGAAACACACCAAGACAAATTACAAAAATAACACCAAATCTACTAATGAGAAAACAAGAAGTTGTTGTCTTAACAATATATACTCCAATCCTCCCTTGCCAACACCCCAATAGATACACAATTCCAACAAAAACAGCTCGGACCGCCTCCAAAATTACTGAAAACCGATACAACCCGACATAATATTGCTGCCGAAAAAACTACAACTCCTGAACTGCGATACTACCTCAATAATGCTAACTGTCAACACTCGCTACGGACCTCACTACCGTCGACTGCCAACACTCGCTTCGGACTAAATTCCACACCGATGAGGCACTACTACTCAGCACTTTCATAGGAACACCACTACTACTATAATGCTAAGCCAAACTATCTACCCCTAATGTTGAGGTATAAGAGCATAGAGTCAACACCAATACAAAAGCAACAGAATAACATAACCAATACAAACTAAATCTCTAGAGCTTAAATGCCTTGTAGCAAAACACACCCTTACCAAACCAGAACCACAGTCTAACATCACCCTTCCTAATGCCCTGCAACATTAGAcaataaacaaaacaacaaatttaAGACCTCTGCCAAACTAATACAAATTCATCAGCGACCCGAGTAACTTCACTAAATAAACTTTCTCCAGCACTTTTCTGAAACCAACTCTGCAGATCCCAGCCTACTCAATATGAACCCAGCCAATAACACCGTCAAGTTAAACTCAATCCACGCCACACAACAGCATCCTACACCAAAGTTGAATCCAAAAAGCCTCACAACTCATGAGAGCCAAAACAAGAAAATATCTGATGGAGTATTCAAGGACACTGTAAAAACATTGAATTGGCAATTACATCACGCTCCCGAATTTTGCAGTATTATACAATCATCTTCTCCAAATCAATAGAGATCTGCCACATCCATAAAACGAGTTCTAATCCATCCAACACACTCCTTTGGATGTGTTATCCATTGATTTAAATCATAGCTAAATCCTTTAATCTTTGACGTTAGCCACCTCCATGACAGAGCCTGAATATCCTCTATGTAGCTGGAATTGCGGCATACCAACGATCTAAAGATCTTTTCGTTCCTGCTTCTCCATATGATCCAAATGCAAGCATACCATATCACTAAGAATATCTCCCTGAACACTCACCCTCCACTGTCAATGCCTGTCAAATGAGCAAAATTATGAATTGCAGAATTATGAGAAACATAAGAAATATGGAGCCAACCTAGGACCTCGCTCCATGCCAGCCAAGCTGAAGTACATTCGAAGAAAATGTGAGCGGCATTTTCCTCTTTTCCATAGCTAAAAGGACATGAATTTTGAGATTCTACTAGGAGACCCCTTCTAACTAGATTATCTCTACATGGAATTCTATTCTGCCAAATTCTCCACGCCAATACTGAAACTTTAGACGGGGCAATTTTGCTCCAAATCTCCGTCAATTCCTTATTTTCCCCTATTTGGGATATTAACCCCTTCAAGATCACTGAgtacgcttccttaaccgaataGACATTATTGCACCAACTCCACTTATCTTTCACACTATCCCTCAAAGTAACTGTATGTATCCTTTATATTTCCTCTTTACTCTTGACATTTTCCTCATTCAAATTGCTCTCCCGGTTTCCAATCCAAACTGATACCTTACTCTCACTCCTAATAACTTCTCTTATTGATATTTCTTTCTCCGCTACCACCCTATATAATTCAGGATAGCCTTCCTTTAGACCCCTCCCGTCCAGCCAAGAATCCTCctgtttaccagtgatttctgacaaacagccgctagtcctccaaaggtatatactttggtaacttacaggatcaactagattgatcctaggacatgtgtctcgaGAGTTCGTATCTTTTTTATTTGATTCATGATTGATGATATTTCTAGATTATGAAGATTATCAAAATCTTTTGACTAATTTCGACTTTCAAGAATCTTATTAACAATAACTCTAAGCGCAACTTAAAGATTAAAGAAATAAATGATGAAAATGTAAGTAAACCACATGTAAAAGACTTTAACTTAAATTGCAGTaagtaaatgactcaaatgaagTAAAtgtaaagaaagaaaaataatgactTTCGACGTAAATTTAACTTATATTTAATAAGTAAAATAAAGAGTAAATGTGGTGTTCTTCATACATACATTATTTCAGCAAATTCTCTTTTCTCCAACGCTGGTACTTCGAGTAACTTTGTGAATTTCTGTATATTAATTCGAGCACCCCTAATCTAAACATTAAGACTTTTATTTATACAAGTTCGACCTTAACGGTCTCTACGTAGATACTGCCATGTCCGATATTTCAAATGTCGCTTTACTTCAGATGCTTCCACGCGTTCTCCATGCAAAACCGTTCCGTTTGAATTTCAAACCTTCCCGCTTAACGCTTCGACTCTGCTGACGCCGCTGTCGAAGGGTACTTACAAAGATTATAAAATCTCTTTAATCGCATCCTTTGATACAACAAATCTTTTCCTTCAAGGACAAGACTTAAAATAGCTTCACAAAAGCCATTTCTTCTTCATAACATAACACTTTTAAAGTATTATGATTCTTtggtcgaaatctccagctaacacctTCCAAAAGGATATTTCAGTACCATTACCAATGTCCTTACTTAGATTGTTATCAAACCACTTTTCCCTATAACTCCCTTCATCCTTATCAATCGATTGTAAATCTCGCCACCATAGTGAGCTATACTTATCTAGCTTGCTTCCTCCAAAATTGCTAACCCCATACTTACTCTCCAAGATTATAACCCATAACCTATTTTTCTCGGTAATTAAGCTCCATTTCCACTTTCCTACCAAACTTAGATTAAACGCCTTTAAGTTCTTAATGCCTAAACCACCTTCTCCCTTATTTCTGCAAATCCTATCCCACTGAATCCAATGTATTTTCCTACGCTCTAAATCTCCGCcccataaaaaaaatttaaacatcgATTCCAATTTCAGAATAATACTTGATGGAGActtaaaaaatgataaataatacaCAGGAGGCACACTTAGAACTGACTTTAGCAGGATGATACGACCACCAATTGAGAGGTGTTTGTTGTTCCAAGACGAGAATCTCCTTCTCACAGTAGCAATCACTGATTTCCATGTACCCTCCCTTCGATGATTCCCACCAACTGGAATCCCTAAGTATTTAAGAGGAATTCCACCTACCCTACAGTTAAGCACCGACGCCACCACCTCTAACCACTCTACAAGTATATTAATACCAATTAGAGAGCTCTTGTGGAAATTAACTTTCAGCCCCTATACTACTTCGAACATATGAAGTTATGATTTTATTGTCCACACATTCTTCCAGCTTCTTTTTCCCATCACAATAGTATCATCGGCATACTAAATATGCGACACTTTCACGTCACCATTTCCGAACTCGTATCCGTCAAACAATCTCTTATGCGCACTTTTATCCATCATTGAGCTAAATCCTTCTGCCACCATGAGAAATAGGAAAGGGGATGGAAGTTCCCCTTGTCTCAACCCTCTACCCAACTAAATTTCTTCTATAGGACTTTCGTTAATCAATACTGAGACTTTAGCAGTTCGCAGACATTCCTCAATCCATTTTCTCCATTTTTCATTGAACCCCATATTTTCCATCATATAAACGAGaaattttcaatccaccgagTCGTATGCCTTTTCAAAGTCAGCTTTGAATAAAATAGCTTCTTGATTCCTCCTCTTCGCATCATCAACTAACTCATTCTCTATAAGGATACAATATCCTATTCGTCTTCCCTAAAAAATGTGAATTGTGATTCTGCAATTACTTTATGTATCACCTTCTTCAACCTATTTGCAAGCAACTTAGCTAAAACTTTATACATACACCTAACAAAACTTTATACATACACCCAACAAGCGAGATTGGCCGAAACTCTGTTAGCTTAACCGAATTCTGTACTTTCGGAACTAAAGTGATGAATGCGTTGTTTACTCCTTTGACCAAAATATCATTCAAATGAAATTCTGAAATGAATCTATAGAGATATCCTTTAAGCACTCCCAAAATTATTTAACAAATCCCAGGTTTACCCCATTAGGACCAGGGCTCTTCATATTATCACATTCCCACACCGCTCTTCTAACTTCTTCTTCAGAAAATTCAGTTGTAAGAACATCATTGTCTTTCCCATCAATCCTTTTGAAATCAAACTCCCTCAGTATGTTCTATTTACCTTACTATCCATACACACCTCTGAAAAGAAATCAAAAACCTCTTGCTTAATCTCTTAAACTTCATGTAGTTTCGATCCTTGCTTCTATATACATGCAATATCATTCTGTTTTCTTCTATTTATGACACAGTGATGGAAGAACTTAGAGTTGGCATCACCTTCCCTTAGCCACCTCAACCGCGATTTCTTCCACTGCATACTTTTCTTCATTTTTGAAAGCGAGAAGAGTTGGGCAGATGCTTCTCTCTTTGAATTAACCTCCTCATTCGATAATGTTGCGATTTCTCCTTTACGTTCCAACACGTTTACCAACTTTTTAGCACCAACTATTCTGTCATCTAAATTCACAATATGCTTTTTGCTCCACTCTTTAATTTTTCCTTTAATCAACTTGAgttttttctttcaaaacataTCCACCCCATCCTTGCACATCTAACGATTTCCACGATTGTTCCACAAACTCTTGATACCCTTCAAGCTCTCTCCAACACGCGAACATACCAAAGGGTTTAGGTCCCCAGTTCTCCTCTTTATCACAAATCTTAATGGGACTATGATCTGATAGACTTTTTTCCAAACAACACTGATAGCAGTCCGGCCATATATTCATCCACCCTTCTGAAACAATAAATTTATCGATTCGACTCATAGACGAACCCTCTAGATTCAACCAAGTAAAGCGCCTCCCTTTCAACGGTAAATCCATAAGATCTGATTTTGGaataaattcatcaaaaccttTCATCTTTGTTCGCCTTTGGAACTCTCCTACAACCTTCCTCTCTGATTCGTACCTTATCGCCTTGAAGTCTCACATGATACACCACCTTGCCTCCAACTCAAATCCAACCAACTCTTTTAGAACATTCCACAACCTCTTTTTACCACTTACATCACAAGGAGAGTAATCTTTTACGATGTTTACCTGCATACCCTCCATCCCCCAATACCCTTTCACACCTATAAAATGTTCCCCATGAATTTCCTCATGTttcttaaaatttttattattccATAAAAGTAACAACCCCCCGGGTCTTCCTTCAACAACTTTGAAACTAACACCACAATCATCTCCTCCCCAAATTACTTCACATGTCGATCTTTCCATTTCAGCCGATTTAGTTTCTTGTATACCAATAATATCAGGGCGATTCTTTCTGACTATTTGGGctatc
This genomic interval carries:
- the LOC131635201 gene encoding uncharacterized protein LOC131635201 isoform X4, which translates into the protein MVDSKSNKVLYVEAVPFGSLSSLYQSIADLDENYICKEMLLNPRNSMEAYCQKLKLNIDDTEPIQYFLCEKSDCNRNQFSLFKNQKCSCGKVMNRELHLSPQPKCLSLGNGFATENATFIISDGLYVMPNVFGSVVHLHHKHKITNFEAIVEQNVEITKKEVVDILKLSLSSKTPLTDFIFKKQHFPAKHRNRNQTEFKIGEVTHDKGRQMSVKVVRQKSTGKILFAEAGADFIDFVCSFQTFPLGGVLHMLQGVSSLECIDNLYKSVAKLSPDMYLVSQDVKEKLRKPLVAAQFELNNQILPISAASLPVHYYHSYFVKSCLFGSVTTSRKHGGYSRESFVPLKLVEPKFSPWGKFAKGQSMFMVTDDLVVTPISSFNAVSYLNSLNVPLLDVEERVVKIGLKEGLSVLKASLTSTSALTNGLSNVFKSRWWWRSLRLRSVVMTVLVSFAVVGHNAAVVEGKSFKLPQAIKWGSPCHYNANSS
- the LOC131635201 gene encoding uncharacterized protein LOC131635201 isoform X2, with translation MVDSKSNKVLYVEAGKDFVDALFSFLTMPLGTIARLVAKDSNIEAVPFGSLSSLYQSIADLDENYICKEMLLNPRNSMEAYCQKLKLNIDDTEPIQYFLCEKSDCNRNQFSLFKNQKCSCGKVMNRELHLSPQPKCLSLGNGFATENATFIISDGLYVMPNVFGSVVHLHHKHKITNFEAIVEQNVEITKKEVVDILKLSLSSKTPLTDFIFKKQHFPAKHRNRNQTEFKIGEVTHDKGRQMSVKVVRQKSTGKILFAEAGADFIDFVCSFQTFPLGGVLHMLQGVSSLECIDNLYKSVAKLSPDMYLVSQDVKEKLRKPLVAAQFELNNQILPISAASLPVHYYHSYFVKSCLFGSVTTSRKHGGYSRESFVPLKLVEPKFSPWGKFAKGQSMFMVTDDLVVTPISSFNAVSYLNSLNVPLLDVEERVVKIGLKEGLSVLKASLTSTSALTNGLSNVFKSRWWWRSLRLRSVVMTVLVSFAVVGHNAAVVEGKSFKLPQAIKWGSPCHYNANSS
- the LOC131635201 gene encoding uncharacterized protein LOC131635201 isoform X3 — translated: MKQSMTEPSICCILSDVAQLDEQAYNVRLRVMVDSKSNKVLYVEAVPFGSLSSLYQSIADLDENYICKEMLLNPRNSMEAYCQKLKLNIDDTEPIQYFLCEKSDCNRNQFSLFKNQKCSCGKVMNRELHLSPQPKCLSLGNGFATENATFIISDGLYVMPNVFGSVVHLHHKHKITNFEAIVEQNVEITKKEVVDILKLSLSSKTPLTDFIFKKQHFPAKHRNRNQTEFKIGEVTHDKGRQMSVKVVRQKSTGKILFAEAGADFIDFVCSFQTFPLGGVLHMLQGVSSLECIDNLYKSVAKLSPDMYLVSQDVKEKLRKPLVAAQFELNNQILPISAASLPVHYYHSYFVKSCLFGSVTTSRKHGGYSRESFVPLKLVEPKFSPWGKFAKGQSMFMVTDDLVVTPISSFNAVSYLNSLNVPLLDVEERVVKIGLKEGLSVLKASLTSTSALTNGLSNVFKSRWWWRSLRLRSVVMTVLVSFAVVGHNAAVVEGKSFKLPQAIKWGSPCHYNANSS
- the LOC131635201 gene encoding uncharacterized protein LOC131635201 isoform X1 gives rise to the protein MKQSMTEPSICCILSDVAQLDEQAYNVRLRVMVDSKSNKVLYVEAGKDFVDALFSFLTMPLGTIARLVAKDSNIEAVPFGSLSSLYQSIADLDENYICKEMLLNPRNSMEAYCQKLKLNIDDTEPIQYFLCEKSDCNRNQFSLFKNQKCSCGKVMNRELHLSPQPKCLSLGNGFATENATFIISDGLYVMPNVFGSVVHLHHKHKITNFEAIVEQNVEITKKEVVDILKLSLSSKTPLTDFIFKKQHFPAKHRNRNQTEFKIGEVTHDKGRQMSVKVVRQKSTGKILFAEAGADFIDFVCSFQTFPLGGVLHMLQGVSSLECIDNLYKSVAKLSPDMYLVSQDVKEKLRKPLVAAQFELNNQILPISAASLPVHYYHSYFVKSCLFGSVTTSRKHGGYSRESFVPLKLVEPKFSPWGKFAKGQSMFMVTDDLVVTPISSFNAVSYLNSLNVPLLDVEERVVKIGLKEGLSVLKASLTSTSALTNGLSNVFKSRWWWRSLRLRSVVMTVLVSFAVVGHNAAVVEGKSFKLPQAIKWGSPCHYNANSS